A segment of the Lycium barbarum isolate Lr01 chromosome 7, ASM1917538v2, whole genome shotgun sequence genome:
tttgcacccagtgggtttcgaacttgagaccttgaaagggagcaccccaaggctcaagccaattgccaccaggccaacccctgaggctCAAGACAAACACGTTTGGAGAAAAAATATTAATATCATGTATTTTTATCACTGTGAAATTGTGAATCTTGTGATGCTACTGCCAGAATTCTAAATCTGGTGCAGATTTCATAAGCTGTTGTAACAACCTTCGGCCTAACTCTTAACACAAAAGCTAGCTATTACGGTGGGAGAGCCCAAGGCTATTTAATCCCATATAAGCACACTATGCCCACCGATATAGGACATAGCAAACCACCATGCTCCGCATCCGTCATCCTCGAAGCCCCGGGCGAACACTGCCACACCGGCGTCACCATCCAAGGCACGACAGGCACGAAGGGCGGTGGGTGGCTCTGATACCTTGAATAACAACCTTGGGCTTAACTCACACCCCAAAAGCTTGCTATTAAGGTGGGAGAGCCCAAAGCTATTTAAACCCATTAACCCACATAAGCACACTATGCCCACCGATGTGGGACATAACATCTTTTGGGGGTTTGCTGTAAGACAAATGTTCTTAGACATGTTTAACACAAATAGGTGTCTTTCTTTTTAACTTCTAATGCTGATTTGGGTAGGTGTATTAACTGTTTCAAACATGCTAATGGCGAGAGTGTATTTAGATCAAATACTTTGGAAATGTTGCGCTAAAATCATCTTGCTTGCGGTAATGGGCAAAGAGAACGAGAAAGGGAAATTATAAGTTCATTATAGAAAGGAATCTGAGGTAAGGAGAAATAGATATTCAAGAAGAGATGCTAAATATATACAGCCAAAAATTACAGAATTCTCTTCAATAGAGAAAGTTTATGAAGTCCAAAAACAGTTGTTATTTAAAGCAAAAAATTCAAAATCTGCAAAtatattaagtttaaagcaaTAAATAGTTGTCGTTTTGTCTTAAAAAATTCTGCTCCTCTTGTTCCAGATTATCCAAAAAATGCAAGCTGCTCTTGTCTTCCAAAAGATTCCTTTCCTACTTTCAACATTCTGTCCCCGCTAGCTACCCGAACCTGCTTCAACCGATTCTATCATAGTCCATCTCTGCCATACAAAATCCCGTTTTTGCTTGGGACCATTTTGAGGCTTTCATCAGCTTTAGCTTCTCAACTGCAAAGTAACTGTGACATTCCGTCAACTTCCCAGTCAAATAAATTCCTCCTGAAATTGAGATTCCATCCCATCCCAGTCCTATATTCCGATATTGCAGCAAACTGTTCCACTGCAATGTTGTATAGGTCTGGAAAAGTTTCCCCTAAGGGTTCCACCCATGTCTGACTTTCCTGCCATCTTGTTTGTCTCCTCTTAGTAAAATCACCCGAGTTGTTCCTTATGTTTCTCCACGGGATGACCCCATGTGGGAAAGCTATTGTTCTCATTCTTCATGGGCCCTCCATTCCATATTTTGTTTTGATTACATCCCTTCAAAGGCTCATCTTCAAAAAAAATTACATCCCTCCAAAGGCTTGCTTTTCATCACCAAATTTTTATAGCCATTTAAAGTGCAGGCTTCTGTTATGTAACTATATATTCTCGCTCTGCTTCATTTTATTTTGGCGgtgtttgactggacacgaagtttaaaaaGAAAGATAGACTTTCAGGACATACAAAAAGTACCCTTAGAATATAAAGCTCACCAAtcaatcaaaaaaaataaaaaatcgctcCCTTAGAACTTGTGGTTTTAAACATGCCATGACATTGCTACGGCGATAAGATTATGTCATTATGGATAAAATGGGGAAGTTTTTACttataaaaaaaatgtggatGTTTAAAATTAAGGAGTTTCAAAATATTGAaatatgtcattcttttttaaacaaactaaaaagaaaagagtgtcatataaaatggaatagatgaattattttttatCCTAGAGCCTCATTTTTCTGAGAGTTGTAACAGTGGACAGGTGAAATTTCCTTATTTCTGGATTTTCTTCACCCAAGAAATCTCTTCTCAAATTATCTGGCTTTTTCATGTCACTAGTAGGGATCACATTTAAGGGCAATCTAGAACACTATTAAATAGTGCTAATAAAGGTGAGTCTTTCGCATGGATAAGTATTGTTCTTCCAAGTGGCATCCTTTACTTACATTTTTCTTCACTCCACCATACTGTAACTCTTTGACAAAGTTACAATTTTACGCCCATACACTGACTCAAAAAGCTAACAATACTGCTTGAGTGTTCCAGTTGATCTTCCTCAGCCTCATACATGAATAGAGTATCGTTGTAAAGCCATAATTTGGGAAATTTGGGGACACCCCTTTGCACCAGTGGTTGGGCTAACCTCTGTGTCCACCTTTATAGTTGGGTTATTCCTCTTCATTAAACCCTCTATATCTTTCAGATGATAGGTTGACAAGCATGGTTTAGTTGCACTTATTCTGGTTGACATTTCGTGGAACTTTCATTCTTTTCTTTACCATTTGAGAAATATGTTGACATATAATGGTAGCACCATTTCTGATCGGATGACAAGCTCGACTAGTTTATGAGCTTGGTCAATCCACTAATAATTCTTTTTCTAATCTAGTTTTAACGTGCATCCATCTAAGTCTGGTATGACCTCATGTTCCAACCAGTGTTATCAAAATCGAAAAGAGCAAAAAGCTCTAAGGTCCTTTGGGGCTTAAgtgcaaagcgcaaataaagcgtgggctttaataGAAAACGgcgcaaatggagaaaaaatacaaatatgtatgtgtagtccaagattaataatcataagcatgaataacaaatatatatgAACAAAGAAATAGAATTTTTTTTACGATAAAGTGAGATGTCAAATGTTTAGTGTCGCATGTTCAATATTACACTCATTGGCAGGACGAGTATGCCTTGAAGCCTCTCTTCACGGCTTAAAGCGCGGCTTTGACAACATTGGTTCCAACTAGAGTAACCTTTCCCtgcattttttgttttttctatgTATTGAAGTGGTGTATTTAAATGCGGACACCACCGTCAttaaaaaaggaaagaaacagACATGGTATATTTGAATAAGACAGCTAtatcattaaattctcatttttctACACTTACCCGGATAGGATCTCACCTTCCAGGCTATTTTGCTTCTAAGTTTGTCATCTATTTTGTACTGTTTTTTGTTAATACCGTCCATCTTAATTTTGCTCAGAAAAAATTCTAAACCTTACcctatcccaaaaaaaaaaagagagagagagaaaaaaaaaactgtccatCTTAATTTAGACTGGAAGAATGTAAACTTGATATAATGTGCTTACTAGTAGTTTAGCTAAGTCATGTTTGTGTGTGCGCACGCAGACACAAATACATATCACTGACGTCATTTCTGTGAATTTTCagcattattatttatacaataTATTGACCATATACCGTATGCATTTATCTTTTGTCATTTATGTGTCTTCTGGAACAGGTTTTGCGCTCAGTTCAATTAACCGAGGATTACTTTTGGATTTGACCAGCTGCAATGGAGATATCATTGTTAAAACATCTTCTCAACAACATCTCCCAATTTTTCCATTTATCATCAATCGAAAGCATAAGCGATGAACTAGTTCAGAGGTATTATTGCAAGACTGAGGATCTATTGAAGATTTTAAAGCCGATTCTTGAGGCCATTATTGATGTTGAAGCAGCTTCCAGTGAGCTGCTTCAGAAAGCATTTGCCGGACTAGCTCAATTTGTTGATGAACTGAGGGAGCTGTGTGAAACCTTGCAACCGCTGGGTAGTAAAGTTTATTTTGTATGTTCCCAGATCTATGCTCTTTATTTATTGGATAAACAGATCGTCCATTTATTCTTTTTCATAACCAGCAAACTGAACGATAATGGGATGTTGTGCACTTACAGAATTTAACAACagcaataacaacatacccagtgtggtcccacaagtggggtctggggagggtgtaGTGTAGAGCGTAGACAGATCTTACCCCTATCTTTGTGGAGTAGAGAGGCTGTTTCAGATAGACCCACCACTCAAGAAAAACGTTTTTCAGAAGCAAGAGAAAAAAAGCTATGATGAAAATATTGCAAACCACTTATAGAATTTATGGTTTACATTGAAGGCATTTTAATACTTTGAGCAGATATATTATATCGTTGATGTGTTGATGATCTATAGGTCCTGCAAGCTGAATCACTGATTGCAAAAATTCGAACATTTAGTCTTGAAATTCTCGAGCTACTTAAATCTTCTCATCAAATTCCTGCTGATACAACTTTGACATCTCTTGAGGTAGGAGCCAAAAACAGGTCATTCCTGATCTTCTTTTCCCTTCTATTTGCCCTATTCCCACCCCAGCTGTAATGTTCCTCTCTGCTCTTTTTGCCAGTTAGAATTTGTCATCCTTAAATTTGTCGTATATTTGGATTGCAGCACTGTATACTGAAAATTAAGTATGTGGATTATGAACTGATATCCATGACTATCACAAAGGCTATTAAGGCTCAAATGGAAGGCTTGGGAGCAAACTCAGACAGCTTTGCAAAAATTGCCGATTGCGTAAGATTGAAGTCAAACCAAGAGCTTTTAATTGAGCTTGTGGCCCTTGAAAAATTGAAGGAGAACGCTGAACAAGCTGAAAAGACTGAGGAAGTTGAATATATTGAGCAAATTATAGCTCTTGTTTCCCATATGCACGACTGCTTCGTCACAATGAAACAGTCTCAGACCTTAACGCCTGTACCGATACCTCCTGATTTTTGTTGCCCCCTCTCACTTGAGTTAATGACGGACCCCGTAATTGTTGCTTCTGGACAAACTTACGAGCGAgcttttataaggaaatggattgATCTTGGTCTTACTGTTTGTGCTAAGACCAGGCAAATTCTGGGGCACACAAATCTCATTCCTAATTACACTGTTAAGGCACTTATTGCACATTGGTGTGAATCAAACAATGTAAAGCTGCCTGATCCGATGAAATCTTCACTCCTAGCACATGCAGATTCTGGTGTGCCCAGGGATACCCAGGGTTTTCCCCTTCCAAGGGGCAATCACTCTTCGTCACCCGATTCTGCTCGCCTTTTAAGTTCTCCAAGGAAGAGTTTGATTTCATCAAGTGTAAACCAAAGAGAAGGTTCATCTCCGGAAGGTTCTTTACCTGGAGTTGCTAGTAATATGCTTGCTCTGGATGTTGAAAGGATATCTATTAAGAGTTCTGAAGAACGAATGGCCCACTCTGGAGAGATAAACTCACATGGTCATAGTATGTTAGCAGCC
Coding sequences within it:
- the LOC132604584 gene encoding U-box domain-containing protein 4-like isoform X1 — translated: MEISLLKHLLNNISQFFHLSSIESISDELVQRYYCKTEDLLKILKPILEAIIDVEAASSELLQKAFAGLAQFVDELRELCETLQPLGSKVYFVLQAESLIAKIRTFSLEILELLKSSHQIPADTTLTSLEHCILKIKYVDYELISMTITKAIKAQMEGLGANSDSFAKIADCVRLKSNQELLIELVALEKLKENAEQAEKTEEVEYIEQIIALVSHMHDCFVTMKQSQTLTPVPIPPDFCCPLSLELMTDPVIVASGQTYERAFIRKWIDLGLTVCAKTRQILGHTNLIPNYTVKALIAHWCESNNVKLPDPMKSSLLAHADSGVPRDTQGFPLPRGNHSSSPDSARLLSSPRKSLISSSVNQREGSSPEGSLPGVASNMLALDVERISIKSSEERMAHSGEINSHGHSMLAADEHFLVGHNRTTSAPSTLSDSNFSPAISGDGNDVFSRSAAAATDTSGDVSESQPAVPLRREPEFPSMLETRARTQSIWRRPSERFPRLVSSATVERRADLLEVEKQVRKLVQDLNSNSIDVQRDATAELRLLAKHNMDNRIVIANCSVINLLVNLLHSEDMKVQENAVTALLNLSINDNNKCSIANADAIEPLIHVLHTGTAEAKENSAATLFSLSVIEDNKMKIGRSGAIKPLVDLLGNGSPRGKKDAATALFNLSILHENKARIVQAGAVKFLVELMDPAAGMVDKAVAVLSNLATIQEGRAAIGQEGGIPVLVEVVELGSARGKENAAAALLQLCTNSSRFCNMVLQEGAVPPLVALSQAGTPRAREKAQGLLSYFRNQRHGNAARG